In Desulfatiglans sp., a single window of DNA contains:
- a CDS encoding calcium/sodium antiporter has protein sequence MLYLLFTIIGFFPLIWGAHILVDSASALAKRLDIPNIVIGLTIVAFGTSSPELVVNLFAAINNDTDIVMGNIIGSNIFNILGILGISAIVYPLSVKSNTTWIEIPLALLSALLVIVTSNDILFDNAVWSGISRVDGMVFLLFFLVFLGYNIKLAKAGNDDEDMRIKDYTIRKSIIGILIGLVLLVIGGRVIVVYSVEFARLLNISERIIALTIISIGTSLPELATSITAAMKRNVDIAIGNVVGSNIFNIFLILGLSAVISPVRVLPISNTDMIVNIVSSLMLFIFVFTGKENKLERWEGSIFLFLYCFYLIYLLIGNTVI, from the coding sequence ATGCTATATCTTTTGTTCACTATTATAGGTTTTTTCCCTCTTATATGGGGCGCACATATACTGGTTGACAGCGCCTCTGCCCTGGCAAAGAGACTTGATATTCCCAATATCGTTATAGGTTTAACAATCGTCGCGTTCGGGACATCTTCGCCTGAGCTTGTAGTAAACCTGTTTGCAGCCATAAACAACGATACAGACATTGTCATGGGTAACATAATAGGCAGTAATATTTTTAATATACTGGGCATATTGGGTATATCCGCTATTGTTTATCCTTTGTCAGTAAAATCAAATACAACATGGATAGAAATTCCACTGGCCCTGCTTTCTGCACTACTGGTAATAGTTACATCAAATGATATCCTTTTTGATAATGCAGTATGGTCAGGGATATCAAGGGTTGATGGCATGGTATTCCTGCTTTTTTTCCTGGTATTCCTTGGTTACAATATAAAACTTGCAAAGGCAGGAAATGACGATGAAGATATGCGGATTAAAGATTATACCATCAGGAAGTCGATTATCGGCATATTAATTGGTTTAGTATTACTGGTGATTGGGGGAAGAGTTATAGTGGTATACTCAGTAGAATTTGCCCGGCTGCTGAATATATCCGAACGTATAATCGCCCTTACCATAATTTCTATCGGCACATCATTACCTGAGCTTGCAACATCCATAACCGCGGCAATGAAGAGAAATGTCGATATAGCAATCGGGAATGTCGTAGGATCAAATATCTTCAATATTTTTCTGATACTCGGTTTGTCCGCGGTCATATCTCCAGTCAGAGTTTTGCCAATATCAAACACCGATATGATTGTTAATATTGTTTCCAGCCTGATGCTGTTTATATTTGTTTTTACCGGAAAGGAAAATAAACTTGAAAGGTGGGAGGGTTCTATTTTCCTGTTCTTATACTGTTTTTATCTGATCTATTTACTAATTGGTAATACAGTAATATAA